From a single Silene latifolia isolate original U9 population chromosome 6, ASM4854445v1, whole genome shotgun sequence genomic region:
- the LOC141587498 gene encoding sucrose transport protein SUC1-like: MENMNSNETTRHISTETTTPLWKIISVASIAAGVQFGWALQLSLLTPYVQLLGVSHSMSSLIWLCGPISGILVQPTVGYTSDRSKSKFGRRKPFITIGTTLICLAVLLIGFAADLGYRFGDDLTKKTKPRAVAIFVVGFWILDVANNMVQDPSRAFLADLSKHNHGRMRLANGFFSFFMAVGNILGYAAGSGPTLYKILPFTRTNACDIYCANLKTCFLIDIVFLLLVVAVPLFVVVEPEVETVHDDSVPFFAQVKTSFKNLGKPMWLLFIVTAFNWIAWFPFTMFNTDWVGLEIYGGNPKGSPEEVKLYDMGVRSGALGLMLTAATLGLMSIAIDPLSKLLGGARITWGLVNFMLAAALACTLPLTNLAENAREHAPPGTLPSSGIKSATLALFAATGIPQAATYSIPFALASMFSSDSGAGQGLSLGLMNLAICVPQMLVSLISGPWENLFGGGNIPTFLLGAGSALISGILALTIIPPSSANA; this comes from the exons ATGGAAAATATGAATTCTAATGAGACTACGAGACACATATCAACAGAAACAACAACACCGTTGTGGAAGATCATCTCGGTCGCGTCAATAGCGGCCGGGGTGCAATTTGGATGGGCACTACAATTGTCGCTCTTAACACCCTACGTTCAGCTATTAGGAGTTAGTCACTCAATGTCGTCCTTGATATGGTTATGTGGACCAATCTCCGGTATATTAGTCCAGCCAACAGTAGGTTATACGAGTGATAGGTCCAAATCTAAGTTTGGTAGACGAAAGCCTTTTATCACAATCGGCACCACATTGATTTGTTTAGCAGTGCTTTTGATTGGGTTTGCTGCGGACCTTGGCTATAGGTTTGGTGATGATCTTACTAAAAAAACTAAGCCTAGAGCCGTGGCCATTTTTGTTGTGGGGTTTTGGATCCTTGATGTTGCTAATAACATGGTCCAG GATCCGAGTAGGGCATTCTTGGCGGATCTCTCGAAACATAACCATGGAAGAATGAGATTAGCCAATGGATTCTTCTCGTTTTTCATGGCAGTAGGAAATATCCTTGGTTATGCGGCCGGGTCGGGTCCGACACTATATAAAATCCTTCCTTTCACAAGAACAAATGCTTGTGACATATATTGTGCGAACCTTAAAACATGTTTTCTTATAGACATTGTATTCCTTCTCTTAGTGGTTGCGGTTCCACTATTTGTCGTGGTCGAACCCGAGGTCGAGACTGTTCATGATGACAGTGTTCCGTTTTTTGCACAAGTGAAGACCTCTTTTAAGAACCTTGGAAAGCCAATGTGGCTTCTTTTCATTGTCACTGCTTTTAATTGGATTGCTTGGTTTCCTTTCACTATGTTTAATACTGATTGGGTTGGCCTTGAAATCTACGGTGGTAACCCTAAG GGGAGCCCGGAAGAAGTAAAATTGTATGACATGGGAGTAAGATCAGGAGCACTTGGTCTAATGTTAACAGCAGCAACACTAGGGCTAATGTCCATAGCCATTGACCCATTGTCAAAATTGTTGGGTGGTGCAAGGATAACTTGGGGTCTTGTTAATTTTATGTTGGCGGCTGCCTTAGCATGCACATTACCTCTAACCAATTTAGCTGAGAATGCTAGGGAACATGCACCTCCCGGCACGCTGCCTAGTAGCGGAATTAAATCAGCTACTTTAGCTCTCTTTGCCGCCACCGGAATTCCACAAGCG GCTACTTATAGTATTCCATTTGCATTGGCATCAATGTTCTCATCTGACTCTGGAGCCGGTCA GGGATTATCATTAGGGCTCATGAATTTGGCAATTTGTGTACCACAA ATGTTGGTGTCATTGATTAGTGGACCATGGGAGAACTTATTTGGAGGCGGTAACATACCAACATTTTTACTTGGAGCTGGCTCTGCATTAATAAGTGGTATTTTAGCTCTTACGATAATTCCTCCGTCGAGTGCCAATGCCTAA